One genomic region from Hirundo rustica isolate bHirRus1 chromosome 5, bHirRus1.pri.v3, whole genome shotgun sequence encodes:
- the LOC120753155 gene encoding uncharacterized protein LOC120753155, whose amino-acid sequence MPETPKEEKMDSKQPGADHGQPQNKKHCPNAPPEAREAAKAPARGKQAPSAGAQSHVPALQSPCSSPGPSSAQGAAQTLSGQWSVLAAPGPGEGAWANKEEKREAGHPLEPCRGESHVEQELSQGEVNRIPKPSQGEDSGSKTSLHENWRRVTIRTLWVNPEYPELFWDPFQEEAMAATPSASDEQVPAAGAQRPSPDSPCCSPCSSRTQLAAQALSEPQGVHRRPSTPRRALRALCTLLWCSCMEV is encoded by the exons ATGCCAGAGACACCCAAGGAGGAGAAG ATGGATTCCAAGCAGCCAGGGGCGGACCATGGGCAGCCACAGAACAAGAAGCACTGCCCAAATGCTCCTCCTGAGGCACGAGAGGCAGCAAAGGCACCAGCCCGGGGCAAGCAGGCGCCCTCAGCAGGGGCACAGAGCcatgtcccagccctgcagagcccctgctcttccccaggcccctcctctgcccagggggCAGCCCAGACGCTCAGCGGGCAGTGGTCAGTGCTGGCAGCGCCAGGGCCTGGGGAGGGGGCCTGGGCcaacaaggaggaaaagagggaagccGGCCATCCCCTTGAGCCGTGCCGAGGGGAAAGCCACGTGGAACAAGAGCTTTCCCAAGGGGAAGTCAACAGAATCCCGAAGCCGTCCCAAGGGGAAGACAGCGGCAGCAAAACATCGCTGCATGAAAACTGGAGACGCGTCACAATCCGGACTCTCTGGGTCAACCCCGAGTACCCGGAGCTCTTCTGGGACCCCTTCCAGGAGGAGGCGATGGCAGCAACTCCTTCTGCCTCAGACGAgcaggtgccagcagcaggggcacAGAGGCCTTCCCCGgacagcccctgctgctctccctgctcctcacgGACTCAGCTGGCAGCCCAGGCCCTCAGCGAGCCGCAGGGTGTCCACAGGCGGCCCTCCACCCCCAGGCGGGCTCTGCGGGCTCTGTGCACCCTGCTCTGGTGCTCCTGCATGGAGGTGTAG